From a single Acidobacteriota bacterium genomic region:
- a CDS encoding DmsE family decaheme c-type cytochrome yields MEPKVPQPVAQQSAMAAASTPIDVEQCTTCHDKAGSEAFKNSKHGELTQSCANCHANASEHAKAQADGRTDGPVPTLKKLDAQESNAICLSCHEKANQASFLSSMHARRDVACSTCHSVHAYKSIKGQLKTKTDTETCVTCHKAERSELNRTSHHPVREGKMGCASCHNPHDGVRPKMIKAESVNELCYTCHTEKRGPFLFEHAPVREDCVSCHQPHGSNHKSMLTSKMPNLCWNCHISGSGHFGSGDNLSTEAGVRSAPPAAPTGFPTVNSRFIESGCTKCHLNIHGSNSPSGAYFVR; encoded by the coding sequence GTGGAGCCGAAAGTTCCGCAGCCTGTCGCTCAGCAGTCGGCGATGGCTGCGGCCTCGACACCGATTGATGTCGAACAGTGCACCACCTGCCATGACAAGGCCGGCAGTGAGGCATTCAAAAACAGCAAGCACGGCGAACTCACACAGAGTTGTGCCAACTGTCACGCGAACGCGAGTGAACACGCGAAGGCGCAGGCCGACGGCCGGACGGATGGCCCGGTGCCGACGCTCAAGAAGCTCGACGCTCAGGAGAGCAACGCGATCTGTCTTAGCTGCCACGAAAAGGCCAATCAGGCCAGCTTCCTGAGCAGCATGCATGCGCGCCGCGATGTGGCCTGCTCCACCTGCCACAGCGTGCACGCCTACAAGTCAATCAAGGGCCAGCTCAAGACCAAGACGGACACGGAGACCTGCGTCACGTGTCACAAAGCCGAACGGAGCGAACTGAACCGGACGTCGCATCATCCCGTGCGCGAAGGCAAGATGGGCTGCGCCAGCTGCCACAACCCGCACGACGGCGTGCGCCCGAAGATGATCAAGGCAGAGTCGGTCAATGAACTCTGTTACACGTGCCATACCGAGAAGCGCGGGCCATTCCTGTTTGAGCACGCTCCGGTTCGTGAAGACTGCGTGTCCTGTCACCAGCCGCATGGATCGAACCACAAGTCGATGCTCACCTCGAAAATGCCGAATCTGTGCTGGAACTGCCACATCAGCGGCTCCGGTCACTTCGGGTCCGGTGACAACCTCTCAACCGAGGCGGGCGTACGTTCCGCGCCGCCAGCAGCGCCCACCGGCTTCCCCACCGTCAACTCACGCTTCATTGAGAGCGGGTGTACGAAGTGCCACTTGAATATTCACGGCTCCAACTCGCCCTCCGGCGCATACTTCGTGAGATAA